The sequence CGTACAAAGCAACGCAAGGGCAGAAATAGACATTTGCAATTTAAACATTGCCATCCTCCTTTCTTAGTACCTCGATTGCGCGGTTGCCTGCACGTTGACCGAGCCGTCAGGGTTAAGATAGATGCGTAGATTTGTTACGACAGGGAAAACTGGTGCGTCCGGTCCGCCATAATAACCCATGTCGGAACGTGTTCCATCAGGGTCGTAGATATCCGGCTTACCAGCATCAATGCAAGGAGATCCGCCCGAGAGAGTGAAATCGGTGGAGGATGCAAATTGCGGATTAGACGAAATGTTTCCTGTTCCCACATACGTGCCGCCTGTCCCGACCACGCAATAAAGGTCATTGCTGGTGCCAGAGATATCTATGACAGAGTAAGCATTCGTATTACTGGCAGTATTTGCCCAAATTATGCAATTAATAAATGTGGCGGTTGTGCTTGAAGAGACATGGGCTTGAGAACCGTTTGAATTGCTATTTACCAAAACACAATTCTGAATGATTGCCGTGGTTCCACCGGTGGCGTCCAATCCATATTTGGCGCAATTCCATACCACACAATTCGTGAGTGTTCCACCGGACATCGCAACTCCGCGTCCTGTGTTGCTCGAAATTGCAAACCACATCACCTTGCCCGATGACATACTGACGGCAGGATCGCTGTTCGAAACAATTTGCGTGTACTCGTATCCTGATCCTTGTACCACAATGTTAGTTGAAATGTTTACCTGCTCATTGTAAACACCGGGATACACCTTGACTGTATCTCCGGCAAGAGCGGCGTTGACGCCGGCTTGAATGCTCGTATAAGAACCTAAGCCGGACTTGTCAACGATAAGAGTTCTTGCAAGTGTAATTTGTGTCGAAAGCATAATCACACATGCTGCAAGCAAATGAATTCTAATAGACATTTTTAACTCCTTTTAAAAGTTTTAAACTTTGTCATTTTCAATTGCCAAAAATGCGGGTGACCAGGACTGTGCCATGGTCACCTAACATTACCCCATCCGTATCTTAACTGACCTTCTATTAATGGCTTTATCCAGATCTGTGCTTCTTGAAGCAAGCAATCAAAATGCCTTTTGATACCTGTGAGTCTTAACGGTTCCAGAGGCTTTGTCGAAGGTCACAGTAAGTTCGTTGCACTTTTCTACACTCTTCGTCTGTCCGAAGTAGCCTGTATATAAACCTGAGCCGCTAGTTTTGCAGTACTTATAGATATACAAGACATTATCGCCAAGTTGCGATGTGGTTGTAGGGGCACCGAACCATGAGATGATTTGATCTTCGGTAGTTTGTCCATCCACGATCTTGGTGACCGCTGTTTCATCTATCGGATTGCCAGTAACTGCCTCCGATGTGGCACAAGATGAAATCGCCATCGATATAGATGTGGCGAATACGATGATAAGTAAGTATTTCATTATTAATTCTCCATGTTTTTTGTTTTTAAAAGATTTGACTTAAAGTCTGAACGACAGTCCCACCCTGATCACCGCAGTATTGCCATAGCCGACTTCGCCGTTCAATCCAAAGCCATGAGAGAGGTAATAGGTGGCACCGAAAAAGCCGCCGTAAGTTGCAAAATCAGATTGTGTACCGAAGTTCTCTGAGCCTAATCCAAACGATGAAGCGGACACTATCGCATAGCCAAGATATACTCTTCCATATAAATCCAGATTGGGCGAGTCTGGGTTGAAATGATCTGACAAACTAATGCCGATCAACATATATCCATAGTCCAAGCCATAGTCACCGTTGAACTGCCCTATTACATCATGGTATTGAGCATATCCTGCATATGCACCGACTGCCAAATTGTCGCTGATCGCTCTCTCGATTGACATGTCGATTGGTGGAACCGACATGGTTCCATCGAAACCGTTACTGATGAATCCGATTCCGGTTTGTACAAGCCAATCATTTGAAGTGAAAGAATGGTCCTGCTCCTGTGAAAATGCTGGTGCGGTTGAAAGCAGGAAAAAAGCTATTGGAAGAAATCTGAACATAATCCTTTTCATGGATCGTACTCCTTTTTCCCGATAAAGCGTTCGGGAACGACGTTTTGTTATGTTTGTTGATAGTGTTCTTCATGCAAAAAAGCTACTTTCCCAAAATGGCCGCTCTATCACTTGCTTTTACTCGCTCCTCGTTTCCGTGCATCATTCGCAATGCGAAGCTTAGCTTCTTTGCAGCGCTGTCGGGCAAAGCGGAATTCTTGGAGTACCATATTTAAGATTTGCTTCATCCTTCTTGGATTGTCCTTATCGCCGCGTAGGAGAGAGTAAATATATCCTTGCGATAGATTTAGCCGCCGTGCCACCTCACCACAGTTGATTAGATGGTTTCGCGGTTTGATTTTTGCATTTTGGTTTTGCATTTTGAAGCCGTA comes from Candidatus Acidiferrales bacterium and encodes:
- the bamE gene encoding outer membrane protein assembly factor BamE, with amino-acid sequence MKYLLIIVFATSISMAISSCATSEAVTGNPIDETAVTKIVDGQTTEDQIISWFGAPTTTSQLGDNVLYIYKYCKTSGSGLYTGYFGQTKSVEKCNELTVTFDKASGTVKTHRYQKAF